The Grimontia kaedaensis genome has a window encoding:
- a CDS encoding sulfite exporter TauE/SafE family protein → MDFITDPLFYLIAIPAVLIYGIGKGGLGGALGIIAVPLMALTIAPTQAAAILLPILLVMDVFAVRYHYPKADYSVIKKMLPGALVGVALAGFYMQAVSQAGLKLTIGVLSLWFCGQYLLSLLGISRPARRRNNTLAATFWGGVSGFSSTTIHAGGGPASIYLLPLRLEKVTLVATMAVFFAMLNVVKLIPYAALGEFDANNLSTALILMPLAPIGVALGVKLLHRVSQARIYQLCYLFLFLSGVKLSVDGISGLL, encoded by the coding sequence TTGGACTTTATCACTGACCCTTTGTTCTATTTGATTGCCATCCCTGCCGTGCTGATTTACGGCATCGGTAAAGGTGGGTTGGGTGGCGCGCTGGGTATCATTGCAGTTCCTCTAATGGCACTAACGATAGCACCGACACAGGCGGCGGCTATCTTGCTACCTATTCTTCTGGTGATGGACGTATTCGCCGTTCGCTATCACTACCCCAAGGCTGACTATTCAGTGATCAAGAAGATGCTGCCGGGCGCGCTGGTGGGCGTTGCACTCGCAGGCTTCTACATGCAAGCCGTTTCGCAGGCCGGATTGAAGCTGACGATTGGGGTATTGTCGCTATGGTTTTGTGGTCAGTATTTACTGAGCCTGTTAGGAATATCGAGACCCGCCAGAAGGCGAAACAACACTCTGGCAGCCACGTTTTGGGGCGGTGTGAGCGGATTTTCCAGCACCACCATCCATGCTGGCGGCGGTCCTGCGAGTATCTATCTTCTTCCTCTCAGACTCGAAAAAGTCACGCTGGTGGCTACCATGGCGGTATTCTTCGCTATGTTAAATGTGGTGAAACTTATTCCCTATGCAGCTCTTGGCGAGTTCGATGCCAACAACTTATCTACGGCATTGATACTCATGCCATTAGCACCAATCGGGGTGGCGCTGGGCGTCAAGCTTCTGCACCGCGTCAGCCAGGCGCGCATCTATCAGCTTTGCTACCTGTTTCTTTTCCTGTCGGGCGTGAAGCTTTCTGTTGATGGGATCAGCGGACTTCTTTGA
- a CDS encoding MurR/RpiR family transcriptional regulator: MATATHLAELQQQIRHRYHNLSKRLQQVAHYVLDNPNSIAFDTVAVIATHANVPPSTLIRFANAFEFSGFNEMKQLFRKNLVEETSSYTERARLLQNAQGEERALETPSDILQQFSHANTVALQELSNAIAPEQLDAAVDLLENAETIYIVAMRRAFSIASYLSYALRHLERRVVIVDGFGSMAAEQLALVSSKDVVIGASFSPYSPETVELCEFAATKKAKQIIFTDSQVSPLAANSDVCFVIKEAEVESFRSQTATLCLAQSLAVSLAFKLSRK, from the coding sequence ATGGCAACTGCAACTCACCTCGCTGAATTACAACAACAAATCCGTCACCGCTACCACAACCTGAGTAAACGGCTTCAGCAGGTAGCTCACTATGTGTTGGATAACCCCAATAGCATTGCCTTCGACACTGTTGCTGTCATTGCCACTCACGCGAATGTTCCTCCTTCGACACTAATCCGCTTTGCCAATGCGTTTGAGTTCAGCGGCTTCAACGAAATGAAGCAACTGTTCCGCAAAAACCTTGTTGAGGAAACCAGCAGCTATACCGAACGCGCCCGCCTTCTGCAAAACGCCCAAGGTGAAGAAAGAGCACTAGAAACACCGTCCGATATTTTGCAGCAATTTAGTCACGCCAATACCGTCGCGCTTCAGGAACTCTCCAATGCAATCGCACCCGAGCAGTTGGATGCAGCCGTCGATCTGCTGGAAAACGCGGAAACCATATACATTGTGGCGATGCGACGTGCTTTCAGCATCGCCTCATACCTGAGTTATGCGCTTCGTCATCTTGAACGCCGTGTTGTGATTGTCGATGGATTCGGCAGCATGGCAGCTGAGCAATTAGCCTTGGTGAGCAGTAAAGACGTGGTGATTGGTGCGAGCTTCTCCCCTTACTCGCCAGAAACGGTTGAACTGTGTGAATTCGCCGCTACGAAAAAGGCAAAACAAATCATTTTTACCGACAGTCAGGTGAGCCCTCTGGCGGCAAATAGCGACGTTTGCTTTGTGATTAAAGAAGCTGAAGTGGAGTCTTTCCGTTCTCAAACGGCGACACTCTGTTTGGCGCAGAGTCTAGCTGTATCACTGGCATTCAAGCTCAGTAGGAAATAG
- a CDS encoding Rho-binding antiterminator: protein MIKCDVHDYVEIACMFHYPVRLEFHTGDHKEGIAKDTARNIEKEECIVLDVEGEDVLVVLDKVGSMKALVDNPHFSEVAFS from the coding sequence ATGATCAAATGCGACGTCCATGACTATGTTGAAATCGCCTGTATGTTTCACTATCCCGTGAGATTGGAATTTCACACAGGTGATCATAAAGAAGGCATTGCAAAAGATACCGCCAGAAATATAGAGAAAGAGGAGTGCATCGTATTAGACGTAGAGGGGGAAGATGTATTAGTTGTGCTTGATAAAGTGGGATCTATGAAAGCACTGGTAGATAATCCCCATTTTAGTGAAGTCGCATTCAGCTAG